A region of Plantactinospora sp. BC1 DNA encodes the following proteins:
- the pcrA gene encoding DNA helicase PcrA produces MHALFEPPPPSVPPAPDAPRHRPSGPDPQALLAGLNGPQRDAVTHSGAPLLIVAGAGSGKTRVLTHRIAYLLAARDVHPGQIIAITFTNKAAGEMKDRVAALVGPRARLMWVSTFHSACVRILRAEHEHAGLKSTFSIYDADDSRRLMQMVTRELDLDPKRYPARGLTTQVSNLKNELVDPETFAARAKGPNERALAEAYTLYQRRLTEAHALDFDDLIMTTVHLLQSHPHVAESYRRRFRHVLVDEYQDTNHAQYTLVKELVGGTPGVEPAELCVVGDADQSIYAFRGATIRNILEFERDFTDARTILLEQNYRSTQTILNAANAVIERNSSRKPKRLWSEEGAGEQIVGYVADTEHAEADWVGREIDRLCDSDAARPGDVAVFYRTNAQSRVFEEVFIRVGLPYKVVGGVRFYERKEVRDALAYLRAVVNDDDTVSIRRVLNTPRRGIGDRAEACVEALATRDRISFGAALRRAAEAPGISTRAANSIAEFVSLLDGLRELAETALPEEVLEAALTRSGYLGELEESIDPQDAGRVENLQELVSVAREYTERVEALAEEGGPGATLAGFLEQVALVADADQVPSDDPDHQGVVTLMTLHTAKGLEFPVVFLTGLEDGVFPHLRALGDNRELEEERRLAYVGITRARKRLYLSRAVTRSAWGQPSYNPPSRFVDELPGDLVRWERTGAAYTSWSGTGGGVGGRSGSEDRSGAYRGGGFSGGTPKAAQLASRLGIDGSRLSTASELKQPPKVAAGDRVNHQRYGLGRVLAVEGHGSGARAQIDFGDQTLWLVLRHAPIDKL; encoded by the coding sequence ATGCATGCTCTCTTCGAACCTCCGCCGCCCTCCGTCCCTCCGGCCCCGGACGCGCCCCGGCACCGGCCGTCCGGCCCCGACCCGCAGGCCCTGCTGGCCGGGCTGAACGGGCCACAGCGGGACGCGGTGACCCACTCCGGGGCGCCGCTGCTGATCGTGGCCGGCGCCGGCTCGGGCAAGACCCGGGTGCTGACCCACCGGATCGCCTACCTGCTCGCTGCCCGGGACGTGCATCCGGGGCAGATCATCGCGATCACCTTCACCAACAAGGCGGCCGGGGAGATGAAGGACCGGGTCGCCGCGCTGGTCGGGCCGAGAGCCCGGTTGATGTGGGTGTCGACGTTCCACTCCGCCTGCGTACGCATCCTGCGGGCCGAGCACGAGCACGCCGGGCTGAAGTCGACGTTCTCGATCTACGACGCCGACGACTCGCGCCGGCTGATGCAGATGGTCACCCGGGAGCTGGACCTCGATCCGAAGCGCTACCCGGCCCGGGGGTTGACCACCCAGGTCTCCAACCTGAAGAACGAGCTGGTCGACCCGGAGACGTTCGCCGCCCGGGCGAAGGGGCCGAACGAGCGGGCGCTGGCCGAGGCGTACACCCTCTACCAGCGGCGGCTGACCGAGGCGCACGCACTCGACTTCGACGATCTGATCATGACGACGGTGCACCTGCTCCAGTCGCACCCGCACGTCGCCGAGAGCTACCGTCGCCGGTTCCGGCACGTACTCGTCGACGAATACCAGGACACCAACCACGCGCAGTACACCCTGGTCAAGGAGCTGGTCGGCGGTACGCCCGGGGTCGAGCCGGCCGAGCTCTGCGTGGTCGGCGACGCCGACCAGTCGATCTACGCGTTCCGGGGCGCGACGATCCGGAACATTCTGGAGTTCGAACGGGACTTCACCGACGCCCGGACGATCCTGCTGGAGCAGAACTACCGCTCCACCCAGACGATCCTGAACGCCGCCAACGCGGTGATCGAGCGGAACAGCTCGCGCAAGCCGAAGCGGCTCTGGAGCGAGGAGGGCGCGGGGGAGCAGATCGTCGGCTACGTCGCCGACACCGAGCATGCCGAGGCGGACTGGGTGGGCCGGGAGATCGACCGGCTCTGCGACTCCGACGCGGCCCGCCCGGGCGACGTGGCGGTCTTCTACCGCACCAACGCGCAGTCCCGGGTCTTCGAAGAGGTCTTCATCCGGGTCGGGTTGCCCTACAAGGTGGTCGGCGGGGTCCGGTTCTACGAGCGCAAGGAGGTCCGGGACGCCCTGGCCTACCTCCGCGCCGTGGTCAACGACGACGACACGGTGAGCATCCGGCGGGTCCTGAACACCCCCCGCCGGGGCATCGGCGACCGGGCCGAGGCCTGCGTGGAGGCGCTGGCCACCCGGGACCGGATCTCGTTCGGCGCCGCGCTGCGCCGGGCCGCCGAGGCGCCCGGCATCTCCACCCGGGCGGCCAACTCGATCGCCGAGTTCGTCAGCCTGCTCGACGGGTTGCGGGAGCTGGCCGAGACCGCCCTGCCGGAGGAGGTGCTGGAGGCGGCCCTCACCCGCTCCGGCTACCTCGGCGAGCTGGAGGAGAGCATCGACCCGCAGGACGCCGGCCGGGTGGAGAACCTCCAGGAGCTGGTCAGCGTCGCCCGGGAGTACACCGAACGGGTGGAGGCGCTGGCCGAGGAGGGCGGTCCGGGTGCCACCCTGGCCGGCTTCCTGGAGCAGGTGGCGCTGGTCGCCGACGCCGACCAGGTGCCGTCGGACGACCCCGACCACCAGGGCGTGGTCACCCTGATGACCCTGCACACCGCCAAGGGGCTGGAGTTCCCGGTGGTCTTCCTGACCGGCCTGGAGGACGGCGTCTTCCCGCACCTGCGGGCGCTCGGCGACAACCGGGAGCTGGAGGAGGAGCGCCGGCTGGCGTACGTCGGGATCACCCGGGCCCGCAAGCGGCTCTACCTCTCCCGGGCGGTGACCCGGTCGGCCTGGGGGCAGCCGTCCTACAACCCGCCGTCCCGGTTCGTCGACGAGCTGCCGGGCGACCTGGTCCGCTGGGAACGCACCGGGGCCGCCTACACCTCGTGGTCGGGGACCGGCGGCGGGGTGGGTGGCCGGTCCGGCTCCGAGGACCGCTCCGGCGCCTACCGGGGCGGCGGCTTCTCCGGGGGTACGCCGAAGGCCGCCCAGCTAGCCTCGCGGCTCGGCATCGACGGCAGTCGGCTCAGTACGGCGAGCGAGTTGAAGCAGCCGCCCAAGGTCGCCGCCGGGGATCGGGTCAACCACCAGCGCTACGGTCTCGGCCGGGTGCTGGCGGTCGAGGGGCACGGTTCGGGTGCCCGGGCGCAGATCGACTTCGGTGACCAGACGCTCTGGCTGGTGCTCCGGCACGCCCCGATCGACAAGCTCTGA
- a CDS encoding M23 family metallopeptidase — translation MPETDPTQPEPTDDRAAEPTAPRRTGGSGVARHRVGGRRRYLVPGLVALLGLGVAGAVTAVALGDDRPTDRMSVAEQESARADAAQRADRSAREDTAPTTSPTPSATATPTPATTATTRPPTPKPSRSSASAKAASPTARKAAAWVDPMPGAGVTSCYGMRWGTMHAGIDLAMPADTPIRAAGAGTVVDAGWAFAGYGISVVVDHGNGWLTHYAHQSRTVVSVGDRVKPGQVIGYEGATGDATGPHLHFEVHNGLWNQVDPAPWMRARGVDLGC, via the coding sequence GTGCCGGAGACCGATCCGACCCAGCCCGAGCCGACCGATGACCGGGCCGCCGAGCCCACCGCGCCCCGGCGTACCGGAGGATCCGGCGTCGCCCGGCACCGGGTCGGCGGCCGGCGCCGGTACCTCGTACCCGGACTGGTCGCACTGCTCGGCCTCGGCGTGGCCGGCGCGGTGACCGCGGTGGCCCTCGGCGACGACCGGCCGACCGACCGGATGTCGGTGGCCGAGCAGGAGTCGGCCCGGGCCGACGCCGCGCAGCGCGCCGACCGGTCCGCACGGGAGGACACCGCCCCGACGACCTCCCCGACCCCGAGCGCGACCGCGACGCCGACCCCGGCCACCACCGCGACCACCCGGCCGCCGACCCCCAAGCCGAGCCGGAGCAGCGCCTCCGCGAAGGCGGCCAGCCCGACCGCCCGGAAGGCGGCCGCCTGGGTCGACCCGATGCCGGGCGCCGGCGTCACCTCCTGCTACGGGATGCGCTGGGGGACGATGCACGCCGGCATCGACCTGGCGATGCCGGCCGACACCCCGATCCGGGCCGCCGGAGCCGGCACGGTGGTCGACGCCGGCTGGGCCTTCGCCGGGTACGGCATCTCGGTGGTCGTCGACCACGGCAACGGCTGGCTCACCCACTACGCCCACCAGAGCCGGACCGTGGTGAGCGTCGGCGACCGGGTCAAGCCCGGCCAGGTGATCGGGTACGAGGGTGCCACCGGCGACGCCACCGGGCCGCACCTGCACTTCGAGGTGCACAACGGGCTCTGGAACCAGGTCGACCCGGCGCCGTGGATGCGGGCCCGTGGGGTCGACCTGGGCTGCTGA
- a CDS encoding M23 family metallopeptidase — protein sequence MRQRLSSEPDRYRGRRRVPTPPRSRYAAVVTTAFVGAGVVALGAGALPDAKAVSPSALADLEKAAATSEDLSARAADAERPSRDDRGDDGLASTLAAAPDVWRLPLDKYSFTSPYGMKWNKLHAGIDLAAPEGTPYHAVHAGTVTKAGWFGGYGYCVIVEHADGTESIYGHSSKLLVTEGQEVKAGDQLGLVGNTGHSYGSHLHLELHVKGKPTDPIPYLRDRDVDIQLQVDDPYAGVAAS from the coding sequence GTGCGCCAGCGCCTGTCGTCTGAGCCCGATCGCTATCGAGGGCGACGCCGCGTCCCCACACCCCCGCGCAGCCGCTACGCCGCCGTCGTCACCACGGCTTTCGTCGGAGCCGGCGTCGTCGCGCTCGGCGCGGGGGCTCTCCCCGACGCCAAGGCGGTCAGCCCGTCCGCACTGGCGGACCTGGAGAAGGCCGCGGCCACCAGCGAGGACCTGAGCGCGCGGGCCGCCGACGCCGAGCGGCCGTCCCGGGACGACCGGGGCGACGACGGACTCGCCTCCACCCTCGCCGCCGCACCGGACGTCTGGCGGCTCCCGCTCGACAAGTACAGCTTCACCTCGCCGTACGGCATGAAGTGGAACAAGCTGCACGCCGGCATCGACCTGGCCGCCCCCGAGGGGACCCCCTACCACGCGGTGCACGCGGGCACGGTGACCAAGGCCGGCTGGTTCGGCGGGTACGGCTACTGCGTAATCGTCGAGCACGCCGACGGCACCGAGTCGATCTACGGGCACTCCTCGAAGCTGCTGGTCACCGAGGGGCAGGAGGTCAAGGCCGGCGACCAGCTCGGCCTGGTCGGCAACACCGGCCACTCCTACGGCTCACACCTGCATCTCGAGCTGCATGTCAAAGGCAAGCCGACCGACCCCATCCCCTACCTGCGGGACCGGGACGTGGACATTCAGCTACAAGTCGACGATCCGTACGCTGGCGTAGCCGCCTCCTGA